In Lachnospiraceae bacterium, one DNA window encodes the following:
- a CDS encoding glycerol dehydrogenase, with protein sequence MARLRMMRAPQKYVQGKDSLFKFHEEMKDLGNKFLFVCSRSGYKMCHDKIEKSFEGTEDIRQYEIFGGVSSVGEIERMRKIVRENRLNVVVGVGGGSAIDTAKATAYYEKLPVVIIPTVVATDAPCTGLSVIYNDDETFNSYLFYPKNPEAVIVDSDVIAKSPVKFLVAGMGDALGTYFEARACQRTDAPSLEFGGITRSAMALCKLCYETLKEYGAAAKHACENQVVTPALDAIIEANVYLSGVGADNGGLAVAHSFYNGLTALGGHSAPHGNCVAYGTLVQLVLEGAPKAEFKEVQDFCREVGLPVTLEEIGVTTKEQVKVIAEHACVEGESIHNMVADVTADQLYDAILAADSLGKEVLGK encoded by the coding sequence ATGGCAAGACTGAGAATGATGCGTGCACCGCAGAAATATGTACAGGGAAAGGATTCTCTGTTTAAATTCCATGAGGAAATGAAAGATCTTGGAAACAAATTCTTGTTTGTCTGTTCAAGAAGTGGATACAAAATGTGCCATGATAAGATTGAGAAGAGTTTTGAAGGAACAGAAGATATCCGCCAGTATGAGATTTTTGGTGGTGTATCCAGTGTTGGTGAGATTGAACGGATGAGGAAAATTGTCCGCGAAAATAGACTGAATGTAGTAGTAGGTGTTGGCGGTGGTTCAGCCATTGATACAGCAAAGGCTACTGCTTATTATGAAAAACTTCCGGTGGTAATTATCCCAACAGTCGTTGCAACAGATGCTCCATGTACAGGACTTTCTGTTATTTACAATGATGATGAGACATTTAACAGCTATTTATTTTATCCAAAGAACCCGGAAGCTGTTATTGTGGACAGTGATGTGATTGCAAAATCACCTGTAAAATTTTTGGTAGCAGGTATGGGTGATGCCCTTGGAACTTATTTTGAAGCAAGAGCATGTCAGCGTACCGATGCGCCAAGCCTGGAATTTGGTGGTATTACAAGATCTGCAATGGCACTGTGCAAACTTTGCTATGAGACTTTAAAAGAGTATGGCGCAGCTGCAAAACATGCCTGTGAAAATCAGGTAGTTACTCCAGCGTTGGATGCTATCATCGAAGCCAATGTATACCTGTCTGGTGTAGGCGCTGATAATGGCGGTCTGGCTGTTGCCCATTCTTTCTATAATGGCCTGACAGCTTTAGGCGGACACAGTGCACCACATGGAAACTGCGTTGCTTATGGTACTCTGGTACAGCTGGTATTAGAGGGCGCTCCAAAGGCAGAGTTTAAAGAAGTTCAGGATTTCTGCCGGGAAGTAGGTCTTCCTGTTACTCTGGAAGAAATTGGTGTAACAACCAAGGAACAGGTAAAGGTCATTGCAGAGCATGCCTGTGTAGAAGGCGAATCCATACATAATATGGTAGCAGATGTAACTGCAGATCAGCTTTACGATGCAATCCTTGCTGCTGATTCTCTGGGAAAAGAGGTACTGGGAAAATAG
- the pflB gene encoding formate C-acetyltransferase, whose product MFNYEQWDGFEGRLWKEEINTRDFIQKNYTPYDGDSSFLAGPTEATDKLWGILQGLQKEERAKGGVLDMDTDIVSGITSHGPGYISEENKDLEQIVGLQTDKPLKRAFMPYGGIRMAEEACKNYGYEPSPELHKIFTEYCRTHNQGVFDAYTPEMKKVRHNKIITGLPDTYGRGRIVGDYRRVALYGIDRLMEEKANDFANCGDGTMTDDVIRLREEISRQYQALKDMKKMAASYGYDISQPAKTAKEAVQWLYFGYLAAVKTQNGAAMSVGRISTFLDIYIKRDMDKGILNESQAQELIDHMVMKFRMVKFARIPSYNQLFSGDPVWATLEVGGIGVDGRSMVTKTDYRFLHTLENMGPSPEPNMTVLYSSSLPENFKKYAAKISIDTSSVQYENDDVMKPEWGDDYSICCCVSATQTGKEMQFFGARANLAKCLLYAMNGGRDMKSKEQVGPEYMPITSEYLDYDEVIRKYEVMMDWLVGVYVNTLNLIQYMHDKYFYEAAEMALIDTDVRRTFATGIAGFSHVVDSLSAIKYAKVKTVRDETGLIVDFVTEGDFPRYGNDDDRADEIAVWLLKTFLEKLKRRHTYRNSEPTTSILTITSNVVYGKATGSMPDGRRAGEPLSPGANPSYGAEQNGLLASLNSVAKLPYEWALDGISNTQTINPDALGHSEEERVDNLVQVLDGYFDQGAHHLNVNVFGKEKLIDAMEHPEKEEYANFTIRVSGYAVKFIDLTREQQMDVISRTCHATM is encoded by the coding sequence ATGTTTAACTACGAACAGTGGGACGGATTTGAAGGCCGTCTCTGGAAAGAAGAGATCAATACAAGAGATTTTATTCAGAAGAACTATACACCATATGACGGTGATTCATCATTCTTAGCAGGACCTACCGAAGCTACGGATAAGCTTTGGGGAATCCTGCAGGGACTTCAGAAGGAAGAGCGCGCTAAGGGCGGCGTTTTAGATATGGATACTGATATCGTATCTGGCATTACTTCTCATGGACCTGGATATATCAGCGAAGAAAACAAGGATTTAGAGCAGATCGTTGGTCTTCAGACAGATAAGCCATTAAAGAGAGCATTCATGCCTTATGGTGGTATCCGTATGGCAGAGGAAGCTTGCAAGAATTATGGCTATGAGCCAAGCCCGGAGCTTCATAAGATCTTCACCGAATACTGCAGAACCCATAACCAGGGTGTATTTGATGCTTATACTCCAGAGATGAAGAAAGTTCGTCATAACAAGATTATTACCGGACTTCCAGATACTTATGGACGTGGACGTATCGTAGGTGACTACCGCCGTGTAGCTCTGTATGGTATCGACCGCCTGATGGAAGAGAAGGCAAATGACTTTGCTAACTGCGGTGACGGAACCATGACTGATGATGTGATCCGTTTAAGAGAAGAGATCTCCAGACAGTATCAGGCATTAAAGGATATGAAGAAGATGGCAGCATCTTACGGATATGATATCTCCCAGCCTGCTAAGACTGCTAAGGAAGCTGTTCAGTGGTTATACTTCGGATACCTGGCTGCAGTTAAGACACAGAACGGTGCTGCAATGAGCGTTGGCCGTATCTCTACTTTCCTTGATATCTACATTAAGAGAGATATGGATAAGGGTATCTTAAACGAGTCCCAGGCTCAGGAGCTGATCGACCACATGGTAATGAAGTTCCGTATGGTTAAGTTTGCAAGAATCCCATCTTACAACCAGCTGTTCTCCGGTGACCCGGTTTGGGCTACTCTGGAAGTTGGCGGTATCGGCGTAGATGGACGTTCTATGGTAACTAAGACTGATTATCGTTTCCTGCACACCTTAGAGAACATGGGACCATCCCCAGAGCCAAACATGACTGTTCTTTATTCTTCTTCACTGCCAGAGAACTTTAAGAAGTATGCAGCTAAGATTTCTATTGATACAAGCTCTGTACAGTATGAGAATGATGACGTAATGAAGCCAGAGTGGGGCGATGATTACTCCATCTGCTGCTGCGTATCTGCTACCCAGACTGGTAAGGAAATGCAGTTCTTTGGCGCCCGTGCAAACCTGGCTAAGTGCTTACTGTATGCTATGAACGGTGGACGTGATATGAAGTCCAAGGAGCAGGTTGGCCCGGAATATATGCCTATTACTTCTGAATACCTTGATTATGATGAAGTGATCCGTAAGTACGAGGTAATGATGGACTGGCTGGTAGGCGTATATGTAAATACCTTAAACCTGATCCAGTATATGCATGACAAGTACTTCTATGAGGCTGCTGAAATGGCTCTGATCGATACCGATGTCAGACGTACATTCGCTACCGGTATTGCTGGTTTCTCTCATGTAGTTGACTCCTTAAGTGCTATTAAGTATGCAAAGGTGAAGACTGTTCGTGATGAAACTGGCCTGATCGTAGACTTTGTAACTGAGGGAGACTTCCCAAGATACGGAAATGATGATGACAGAGCAGATGAGATCGCTGTATGGCTGTTAAAGACCTTCCTTGAGAAGTTAAAGAGACGTCATACCTACAGAAATTCTGAGCCTACAACTTCTATCCTGACCATTACTTCTAACGTAGTATATGGTAAGGCTACCGGAAGCATGCCAGATGGCAGAAGAGCAGGCGAACCACTGTCCCCAGGTGCAAACCCAAGCTACGGCGCAGAGCAGAACGGCTTACTGGCTTCCTTAAACTCTGTAGCTAAGCTGCCTTACGAGTGGGCTCTGGATGGTATCTCCAATACCCAGACTATCAACCCAGATGCTTTGGGCCACAGCGAAGAAGAAAGAGTAGATAACCTGGTACAGGTATTAGACGGCTACTTTGATCAGGGCGCTCATCACCTGAATGTAAACGTATTCGGTAAGGAGAAGCTGATCGATGCTATGGAGCATCCGGAGAAGGAAGAGTATGCTAACTTCACTATCCGTGTATCTGGATACGCTGTTAAGTTCATCGACTTAACAAGAGAGCAGCAGATGGACGTTATCTCCAGAACCTGCCATGCAACCATGTAA
- the pflA gene encoding pyruvate formate-lyase-activating protein, which translates to METFGLVDGPGVRFVVFLQGCRMRCRYCHNPETWKLEGGTPWTADKLFSHVYRYKSYWNKKGQPNGGITVSGGEPLLQIDFVTEFFKKAREKGVHTALDTAGNPFTLEEPFVSKFEELMKVTDLVILDFKEIDNEKHKKLTGCPNDNIVQMAKWLSDHGKDMWIRHVLVPDLTDDEEGLVRTRDLIRELKTVKRVEVLPYHILGLFKWQKLGIPYTLDGVRTPTAEEVKKAEEILEVSKYK; encoded by the coding sequence ATGGAGACCTTTGGACTGGTTGACGGTCCGGGTGTCCGTTTCGTTGTATTTCTTCAGGGCTGCCGCATGCGGTGCCGTTACTGCCACAATCCGGAGACATGGAAATTAGAGGGAGGTACTCCCTGGACAGCAGATAAGCTGTTTTCCCATGTATACAGGTATAAGAGCTATTGGAATAAAAAAGGACAGCCAAATGGAGGTATTACCGTCAGCGGGGGAGAGCCGCTTCTCCAGATCGACTTTGTAACAGAGTTTTTTAAGAAAGCCAGGGAAAAAGGCGTTCACACAGCTCTGGATACAGCAGGCAATCCTTTTACGCTGGAAGAGCCTTTTGTCAGTAAATTTGAAGAACTGATGAAAGTAACGGATCTGGTGATCCTTGATTTTAAAGAGATCGACAACGAAAAACACAAAAAATTAACGGGATGTCCAAATGACAACATCGTGCAGATGGCAAAATGGCTTTCAGACCACGGAAAAGATATGTGGATCCGCCATGTACTTGTGCCGGATCTGACCGATGACGAAGAAGGACTGGTAAGGACCCGCGACCTGATCCGGGAATTGAAGACAGTAAAACGTGTAGAGGTACTTCCGTATCATATACTGGGACTGTTTAAATGGCAGAAACTGGGAATTCCTTATACACTAGACGGTGTAAGGACACCGACTGCGGAAGAAGTAAAGAAGGCAGAGGAGATCCTAGAAGTAAGCAAATATAAGTAA